One genomic segment of Caballeronia sp. TF1N1 includes these proteins:
- a CDS encoding FAD-dependent oxidoreductase, protein MSPSQHKVARVDDLPTGHGTRVCIKHDASETPILLVRDGQAVHAFSPDCPHAGAPLEEGAICNGRIVCPWHKGTFEISDGSLVEPPALKGLTRYPVTVSNGDVFVSLGAEAPKTQDEHGADKTMLIVGAGAAGAAACAALREAGFSGRIVLAGDDAREPYDRTSLSKFVLSGDMPPDDVPPLLDDDFFDAQKIERELTRAVRLDASNKQAEFASGRTVDYDAALVCTGGTPKPLKAPGSNLKHIHLLRNREHAKEILASLDAVQSPVRVVIVGASFIGLEVASCLRKRKIEVTVVAPGKVPFAKQFGTRIGEMFKRMHEQNGVTFHMDTHVSAFEGDDAVREVLLESGERLQANVVIAGTGVTPATDFITGVTMGDDEGMEVDASMLAAPSLYAAGDIARFPLPRAGAMGRIEHWRVAQQHARVAAYNMAGIAREYTGVPFFWTFHYDKNFEYLGHVSEPERVEIDGDLDQQQFIAYLLKDGEVRAVVGCGHEAAIGRLAEAMREPITLDAARRVVSS, encoded by the coding sequence ATGTCCCCTTCCCAACATAAGGTCGCTCGCGTGGACGACTTGCCCACCGGGCACGGCACGCGTGTGTGCATCAAGCACGATGCGAGCGAAACACCGATTCTTCTCGTGCGCGACGGTCAGGCCGTGCACGCCTTTTCACCCGACTGTCCGCATGCAGGCGCGCCGCTCGAAGAAGGCGCGATCTGCAACGGCCGCATCGTTTGCCCGTGGCACAAGGGCACGTTTGAAATCAGTGATGGCAGTCTCGTCGAGCCGCCGGCGCTCAAAGGTCTGACGCGTTATCCGGTCACCGTGTCGAATGGCGATGTATTTGTCTCGCTCGGTGCCGAAGCGCCGAAGACGCAAGACGAGCATGGCGCGGATAAGACCATGCTCATCGTCGGCGCGGGCGCCGCAGGCGCCGCGGCATGCGCGGCGCTGCGCGAAGCCGGCTTCAGCGGGCGTATCGTGCTCGCTGGCGACGATGCACGCGAGCCTTACGATCGCACTTCGCTAAGCAAGTTCGTGCTGTCAGGCGACATGCCGCCCGACGATGTTCCGCCCCTTCTCGACGACGATTTCTTCGACGCTCAAAAGATCGAACGCGAATTGACACGCGCCGTGCGACTCGACGCGAGCAACAAGCAAGCCGAATTCGCCAGCGGTCGGACAGTCGATTACGACGCCGCGCTCGTTTGCACGGGCGGCACGCCCAAGCCGCTCAAGGCGCCGGGCTCGAATCTGAAGCATATCCATCTGCTGCGCAATCGCGAACATGCAAAAGAGATTCTTGCATCGCTCGATGCAGTGCAATCACCTGTGCGCGTCGTGATCGTCGGGGCGAGTTTCATCGGTCTGGAAGTGGCTTCGTGTCTTCGTAAGCGCAAAATTGAAGTCACTGTCGTCGCGCCCGGCAAGGTGCCATTCGCAAAGCAGTTCGGTACGCGCATCGGCGAGATGTTCAAGCGCATGCATGAACAAAACGGCGTGACGTTCCATATGGATACGCATGTCAGCGCGTTCGAAGGCGACGACGCCGTGCGCGAAGTGCTGCTCGAATCCGGCGAACGGCTACAGGCCAATGTCGTGATTGCGGGAACGGGCGTGACGCCGGCTACGGACTTCATCACTGGCGTCACGATGGGCGACGACGAAGGCATGGAAGTCGATGCGTCGATGCTTGCCGCGCCGAGTCTCTACGCAGCGGGCGACATCGCGCGCTTTCCGTTGCCACGTGCCGGTGCAATGGGTCGCATCGAACATTGGCGCGTCGCCCAGCAACATGCGCGCGTGGCGGCGTACAACATGGCGGGCATCGCACGCGAATACACCGGCGTGCCTTTTTTCTGGACCTTTCATTACGACAAGAACTTCGAGTATCTCGGCCACGTCAGCGAACCCGAGCGCGTCGAAATAGATGGCGATCTCGATCAGCAGCAGTTCATCGCTTACCTGCTGAAAGATGGCGAGGTTCGCGCGGTGGTCGGATGCGGGCATGAAGCCGCCATAGGCCGGCTTGCCGAAGCCATGCGCGAGCCGATCACGCTCGATGCCGCACGGCGCGTTGTGAGTAGCTAA
- a CDS encoding sorbosone dehydrogenase family protein, whose product MADDYAPGFGPDPSLPAPHKSMLPTVNIAPAKPWQQGQMPIAAAGFNVTPYATGLDHPRWLATLPNGDVLVAESNAPAQHDTNAGIKGLVMKKVMKRAGAAVPSPDRIVLLRDSDGDGIAETRTVFIDKLHSPFGMVLVGDDLYVADTDAVMRYKYEPGATQITTPGEKFIDLPAGPINHHWTKNIIASQDGKRLYVTVGSNSNAAENGIDAESGRAAIMEVDIESKQTRLFATGLRNPNGMSWQPQSGALWTVVNERDELGDDLVPDYMTSVKDGAFYGWPYSYYGQHVDDRVKPQRDELVLSAIPPDYALGAHTASLGLTFYDAKAFPQHYWSGAFIGQHGSWNRKPRSGYKVVFVPFDDGKPSGPPEDILTGFLSTDGHALGRPVGVAVDHSGALLVADDVGNSVWRVAPAAK is encoded by the coding sequence ATGGCCGACGACTACGCGCCTGGCTTCGGCCCGGACCCTTCCCTGCCCGCGCCGCATAAGTCGATGTTGCCAACCGTGAACATCGCGCCTGCCAAGCCCTGGCAGCAAGGACAAATGCCCATTGCGGCCGCAGGGTTCAACGTTACGCCTTACGCAACCGGTCTAGATCATCCGCGCTGGCTCGCCACGCTTCCCAACGGCGATGTGCTCGTCGCGGAAAGCAATGCGCCCGCGCAGCACGATACAAACGCGGGCATCAAAGGCCTCGTGATGAAGAAGGTGATGAAGCGCGCGGGCGCGGCGGTGCCGAGTCCTGATCGCATCGTCCTCTTGCGTGACTCGGACGGGGACGGCATAGCGGAAACGCGCACGGTGTTCATCGACAAGCTGCATTCTCCGTTCGGCATGGTGCTAGTCGGTGACGATCTCTATGTCGCCGACACGGACGCCGTCATGCGCTACAAGTACGAACCGGGCGCCACGCAGATCACGACACCGGGAGAGAAGTTCATCGACTTGCCTGCTGGCCCGATCAACCATCACTGGACCAAAAACATCATCGCGAGTCAGGACGGCAAGCGGCTTTACGTGACGGTCGGCTCGAACAGCAACGCCGCGGAAAACGGTATCGATGCCGAAAGCGGCCGCGCGGCGATCATGGAAGTCGATATCGAATCGAAGCAGACACGCCTCTTCGCCACGGGCTTGCGCAACCCGAACGGCATGTCGTGGCAACCGCAAAGCGGCGCGCTATGGACCGTGGTCAACGAGCGCGACGAACTCGGCGACGACCTCGTGCCCGACTATATGACCTCGGTCAAAGACGGCGCCTTCTACGGCTGGCCGTACAGCTATTACGGCCAGCATGTGGATGACCGCGTGAAGCCGCAGCGCGATGAGCTCGTGCTGTCGGCAATCCCGCCGGACTATGCACTCGGTGCGCATACGGCATCGCTCGGACTCACGTTTTACGATGCCAAAGCGTTCCCGCAGCATTACTGGAGCGGCGCGTTCATCGGTCAGCATGGTTCGTGGAATCGCAAGCCGAGGAGCGGCTATAAGGTCGTGTTCGTTCCGTTCGATGACGGCAAGCCATCCGGTCCACCCGAAGACATACTGACAGGCTTTCTCTCCACCGATGGCCACGCGCTCGGCCGTCCCGTCGGCGTCGCGGTGGACCACAGCGGCGCGTTGCTCGTCGCGGATGATGTCGGCAATAGCGTATGGCGCGTTGCGCCGGCTGCGAAGTAA
- a CDS encoding PLP-dependent aminotransferase family protein, which translates to MSQAHEEWKLNQRWREAVRTVQGVQSKYKRLVKAMALDIENGTLASGARLPPQREVAADLEISVQTVTNAYKELERQGLIRCEVGRGSFVAARVTETMSNYMLDTAERSVVDFSIARIVHTPEHDAMWRKVCATLATIEDQPWIRAFRPIAGFEHHRQAGVAWLESLNMPATAETLLVTNGAAHGIFLALASIVGPGDTVLCESLTDHGVIGSANVLGFTLKGLEIDEHGIRPEHFEEMCDSERVSALVCTPTLNNPTVAILTDSRRRAIARIAERYGVYVIEDDVYGALPAKAQTPIASLIPELAFYCTSMTKSVLSGLRTGFMTVPRRLALRAESVLRVSSWMATSPIAEVTARWIMDGTAQRLVQIQRERLSMRQGVVREVLGEYVLGSHPNALSAWLRVPDEWEAERITRELRNRNIAVTSPDPFLVRGAERPNAVRLCVGAEVGEASFRTAIETIREVFEQFPHVHDFN; encoded by the coding sequence ATGAGTCAAGCGCACGAGGAGTGGAAATTGAATCAGCGATGGCGCGAGGCCGTACGCACCGTGCAAGGCGTACAGTCGAAATACAAGCGGCTCGTCAAGGCGATGGCGCTGGATATCGAGAACGGCACACTGGCTTCAGGCGCACGCTTGCCGCCGCAACGCGAGGTCGCGGCGGACCTGGAAATCAGCGTGCAGACGGTCACCAATGCCTATAAAGAACTCGAGCGCCAGGGGCTGATTCGCTGTGAAGTCGGGCGCGGCAGCTTCGTCGCGGCGCGCGTGACGGAGACCATGTCCAACTACATGCTCGATACGGCCGAGCGCTCCGTGGTCGACTTTTCGATTGCGCGTATCGTCCATACGCCCGAACACGATGCAATGTGGCGCAAGGTCTGCGCGACGCTTGCAACCATCGAGGATCAGCCCTGGATACGCGCGTTTCGTCCGATTGCGGGTTTCGAGCATCATCGGCAAGCGGGTGTTGCTTGGCTCGAATCGCTCAACATGCCTGCGACCGCTGAGACGCTCCTTGTCACGAATGGTGCTGCGCACGGCATCTTTCTGGCGCTTGCTTCCATTGTCGGACCGGGCGATACCGTGCTCTGCGAGAGCCTCACCGATCACGGCGTCATAGGCTCCGCAAACGTGCTCGGCTTCACGCTCAAGGGACTGGAAATCGACGAACATGGCATACGTCCCGAACATTTCGAGGAAATGTGCGACAGCGAGCGCGTAAGCGCACTGGTCTGCACACCGACGCTCAATAATCCCACGGTCGCCATCTTGACCGACTCGCGCCGGCGCGCGATTGCGCGCATTGCAGAGCGATACGGCGTGTATGTCATCGAAGACGATGTCTACGGCGCGTTGCCCGCCAAGGCGCAGACGCCGATAGCAAGCCTGATCCCCGAACTGGCGTTCTATTGCACGAGCATGACGAAGTCAGTGTTAAGCGGCTTGCGCACGGGCTTCATGACCGTGCCACGGCGTCTTGCCTTGCGCGCGGAAAGCGTGTTGCGCGTATCGAGCTGGATGGCGACCTCGCCGATAGCCGAAGTCACCGCACGCTGGATCATGGATGGCACGGCGCAACGTCTCGTGCAGATACAACGCGAACGGCTTTCGATGCGTCAGGGTGTCGTGCGTGAAGTGCTGGGAGAATATGTGCTCGGCAGCCATCCGAACGCGCTCTCTGCGTGGCTGCGCGTGCCGGATGAATGGGAAGCGGAACGTATCACGCGCGAACTGCGCAACCGCAATATCGCGGTGACATCGCCCGATCCGTTTCTCGTGCGCGGCGCTGAGCGGCCCAATGCGGTGCGTCTGTGCGTGGGCGCCGAAGTGGGCGAGGCGAGCTTTCGCACGGCCATAGAGACCATTCGCGAAGTCTTCGAGCAATTTCCGCACGTGCACGACTTCAACTAA
- a CDS encoding hybrid sensor histidine kinase/response regulator has product MNSTETATFDLPLPTRNFALTRRVLMLVLAGSVVIPLVCLSIYGYYDYERRFSDAEELTERLSRVANEHAIKVVDLNQQLETRIVDLLGDSDDANIQGRQEALHRTLDSMSGTLAQVAAISVFGANGVLLVSSRFYPAPAVSIADRDDFLSAREVAPVAYFSLPLRGKVAKSDVFTTTMGRISRDGRFLGVVSIALKRAYFVDFYRELAASDSALVIGLYRRDGGILARYPLSDVDAQPANNTPFTNAFRNNEVYGQARMSSTVDNVERLIAYRRVGDFPLYVATGYAASALQMRWRQHLGLVAAIAALPCIAVWLLIAFSIRRLNAEQVAWEQWQSEVASRLSIEASSRQLQRMGALGNLVANVAHDFNNLLMVVGSNMELARRKHFNGVESEVIAVERATAGAESLARRLMSVARKHPQKQELLDPSNWLKTTLDLVKSAVPPSVSVKVELSPDLWRVRADPVELELALVNIAVNASEAMLHSGRLVIRCQNARVRNGESDLPEGEYVLISVTDNGEGMNEEVLRRAFEPLFTTKERGAGTGLGLTQVLAACEQAGGTARITSVPGSGTTVRLYLPRHHASASVAVPVPVHVPPVSVAPVPKAEAPRPAPSFNDEEHPLRGLTVLVVEDNVDVAAGVMAVLEVLGCVVHHEESADAAFALLGEGYSFDLILSDVQMPGRMNGVDLAEQITQRLPAQKLILMTGYADELDRARHLNVPILAKPFDMDDLVDVVAPGVPH; this is encoded by the coding sequence TTGAACTCAACAGAGACCGCGACATTCGATCTGCCGCTACCCACGCGTAACTTCGCCCTGACGCGCCGGGTGCTGATGCTCGTGCTGGCCGGCTCGGTCGTCATTCCGTTAGTCTGCCTCAGTATTTATGGCTACTACGACTACGAGCGCCGCTTTTCGGACGCCGAAGAACTTACCGAGCGCCTCTCGCGCGTTGCGAACGAACATGCCATTAAGGTGGTCGATCTCAACCAGCAACTGGAAACGCGCATCGTCGATTTACTGGGCGACAGCGACGACGCCAATATTCAGGGCCGCCAGGAAGCGCTGCATCGCACGCTCGACAGCATGAGCGGGACGCTCGCCCAAGTGGCGGCCATCTCCGTGTTCGGCGCGAATGGCGTTCTGCTGGTCAGCAGCCGCTTCTATCCCGCGCCCGCCGTATCGATTGCAGATCGTGACGACTTTCTGTCCGCCCGCGAAGTCGCGCCCGTCGCGTACTTCTCGCTGCCGCTGCGCGGCAAGGTCGCGAAGTCCGATGTCTTCACCACGACCATGGGCCGCATCAGTCGAGACGGACGCTTTCTCGGCGTCGTGTCGATCGCCCTGAAACGCGCTTATTTCGTCGACTTCTATCGCGAACTCGCGGCGAGCGACAGCGCGCTCGTCATCGGCTTGTACCGGCGCGATGGCGGCATTCTCGCGCGTTATCCCTTGAGCGACGTCGACGCGCAGCCCGCCAACAACACGCCCTTCACCAACGCCTTTCGCAATAACGAAGTCTATGGACAAGCGCGCATGAGTTCGACGGTCGATAACGTCGAGCGGCTCATTGCCTATCGGCGCGTCGGCGACTTTCCGCTCTACGTGGCGACGGGTTACGCGGCTTCCGCCTTGCAAATGCGCTGGCGTCAGCACCTCGGGCTCGTGGCCGCCATCGCGGCGCTGCCTTGCATCGCCGTGTGGCTCTTGATTGCGTTCTCCATTCGCCGTCTGAACGCCGAACAGGTGGCGTGGGAGCAATGGCAGTCGGAAGTCGCTTCGCGGCTGTCGATAGAGGCGTCGAGCAGGCAATTGCAGCGCATGGGCGCGCTTGGCAATCTCGTCGCCAACGTCGCGCACGACTTCAATAACTTGCTGATGGTCGTCGGCTCGAACATGGAACTCGCGCGGCGCAAGCACTTCAACGGCGTGGAAAGCGAAGTCATCGCGGTGGAGCGTGCGACGGCGGGCGCGGAATCGCTTGCGCGCCGCCTGATGAGCGTGGCGCGCAAGCATCCGCAAAAGCAGGAGCTGCTCGATCCATCCAACTGGCTCAAGACCACGCTCGATCTCGTCAAGAGCGCGGTGCCGCCGTCCGTTTCGGTGAAGGTGGAATTGTCGCCGGACTTGTGGCGGGTAAGGGCCGATCCGGTCGAACTGGAGCTGGCGCTGGTCAACATCGCCGTCAATGCAAGCGAGGCCATGTTGCATAGCGGGCGTCTCGTCATCCGTTGCCAGAACGCGCGCGTGCGCAACGGCGAAAGCGACTTGCCCGAAGGCGAATACGTGCTCATTTCCGTGACCGATAACGGCGAAGGAATGAACGAAGAGGTATTGCGTCGCGCCTTCGAGCCGCTTTTCACGACGAAAGAGCGCGGCGCGGGCACGGGCCTCGGCTTGACGCAGGTGCTCGCGGCTTGCGAGCAGGCGGGCGGCACCGCGCGTATCACGAGCGTGCCGGGCTCGGGCACGACCGTGCGGCTTTATCTACCGCGTCATCACGCGTCGGCATCGGTGGCGGTGCCCGTTCCGGTTCACGTTCCGCCTGTGAGCGTGGCGCCCGTGCCGAAGGCCGAAGCGCCGCGCCCGGCGCCATCGTTCAACGACGAAGAGCATCCGCTGCGTGGCTTGACCGTACTCGTTGTCGAAGACAACGTCGATGTCGCCGCCGGCGTGATGGCCGTGCTCGAAGTGCTGGGCTGTGTCGTTCATCACGAAGAGAGCGCGGATGCCGCTTTTGCGCTGCTCGGCGAAGGCTACAGCTTCGACCTGATTCTCTCCGATGTGCAAATGCCCGGTCGCATGAACGGCGTCGATCTGGCCGAGCAGATCACGCAGCGACTGCCCGCGCAGAAGCTCATTCTCATGACAGGCTATGCGGACGAACTGGACCGTGCGAGGCATCTCAATGTGCCGATTCTCGCGAAACCTTTCGACATGGACGATCTCGTCGATGTGGTCGCACCGGGCGTGCCGCACTGA
- the ehuC gene encoding ectoine/hydroxyectoine ABC transporter permease subunit EhuC codes for MSDLNELLPLMWKGTLVTIQIAVLSIMLAIVMAGIATTLREAPYRALRWLGNVYVEIFRGTSLLVQLFWLFFVLPLPPFSIQLTPFTVAIVGLGLHYGAYGSEILRGALHSVAGGQYEAALALNMPARVRLRRVVLPQAMINALPPATNLMIELLKGTSLVSLITLSDLTFRARQLDEATFKTAEIFGLTLLIYFVLAQIIVTVMRHFERRVSSHVAVRRVVPRAAS; via the coding sequence ATGAGTGATCTCAATGAGCTACTGCCGCTGATGTGGAAAGGCACGCTCGTCACGATCCAGATCGCCGTGCTCAGCATCATGCTTGCGATCGTCATGGCGGGCATCGCAACGACGCTGCGCGAAGCGCCTTATCGTGCCCTGCGCTGGCTTGGAAATGTCTATGTCGAAATCTTTCGCGGCACGTCCTTGCTGGTGCAATTGTTTTGGCTGTTCTTCGTGCTGCCCTTGCCGCCCTTCAGTATTCAGTTGACGCCCTTTACCGTGGCCATCGTTGGTTTGGGTTTGCATTACGGCGCTTATGGCTCCGAGATTCTGCGCGGCGCATTGCACTCGGTGGCAGGCGGACAATACGAAGCAGCACTGGCACTCAACATGCCGGCACGGGTCAGGCTACGCCGCGTCGTGTTGCCTCAAGCCATGATCAACGCACTGCCGCCCGCCACGAACCTCATGATCGAATTACTCAAAGGGACGTCGCTCGTGTCGCTGATCACGCTTTCGGACCTGACGTTCCGCGCGCGACAACTCGATGAAGCGACCTTCAAGACAGCGGAAATCTTCGGGCTGACGCTGCTGATCTACTTCGTACTGGCGCAGATCATCGTCACGGTGATGCGTCACTTCGAGCGCCGTGTAAGCAGTCACGTCGCCGTTCGTCGCGTCGTGCCGAGGGCCGCATCATGA
- a CDS encoding DUF3175 domain-containing protein has protein sequence MATRKTKTRTSKAKPRGKSNSTRQRHGLATTRKKSTAKPSPKRWSHHVMETSDAMDIEGSIFKTGNADEIADSLKRSSTRSKRRKGSPFQSAMAMLNFYINRAGRNLPKSRRSTLERAKKRLREAFGRKP, from the coding sequence ATGGCAACTCGAAAGACCAAGACGAGGACGAGCAAGGCGAAGCCTCGCGGCAAGTCGAACAGCACGCGTCAGCGACACGGCCTCGCTACCACCCGTAAAAAGTCGACAGCGAAACCCTCGCCCAAACGCTGGTCGCATCATGTGATGGAGACTAGCGACGCAATGGATATCGAGGGAAGTATCTTCAAGACCGGTAACGCGGACGAGATCGCGGATTCGTTGAAGCGCTCGTCGACCAGAAGCAAGCGTCGCAAGGGCTCGCCGTTTCAATCGGCCATGGCGATGCTGAATTTTTATATCAACCGCGCCGGGCGCAATTTGCCGAAGTCACGCCGCAGCACGCTGGAGCGCGCCAAGAAGCGGCTGCGCGAAGCATTCGGACGCAAGCCTTGA
- the ehuB gene encoding ectoine/hydroxyectoine ABC transporter substrate-binding protein EhuB yields the protein MKTKRLSGMLVAACVAAASLSAFSAGAAAETTLQRIQRTGEVRIGYANETPFAYTTADGTVTGESPEIAKKVFAKLGVKKVDAVLTEWGALIPGLKAGRFDVIAAGMYITPERCKQVAFADPQYQIPDTLLTLKGNPKNLHSYADVAKQGDTKLAVMAGTAELGYAREAGIKDDQILQVPDTTAQLQAVRARRADAAVGTSLTMKGLATKGGPLVEATSQFNDDPKHTGYGALAFRPEDTDLRDAVNKELHAWLGTDNHLKTVGPFGFDKTNLTTKKAPELCGG from the coding sequence ATGAAGACCAAACGACTGTCTGGAATGCTGGTGGCCGCATGCGTCGCCGCGGCGAGCTTGAGTGCCTTCAGCGCGGGCGCTGCCGCGGAAACCACCTTGCAACGAATTCAACGCACCGGCGAGGTGCGCATCGGCTATGCGAACGAAACGCCCTTCGCCTATACGACGGCCGACGGCACCGTGACGGGCGAATCGCCGGAAATCGCCAAGAAAGTATTCGCCAAACTGGGCGTCAAGAAAGTCGATGCGGTGCTGACCGAATGGGGCGCGCTCATTCCGGGCCTCAAGGCAGGCCGTTTCGATGTGATTGCAGCGGGCATGTACATTACGCCCGAGCGCTGCAAGCAGGTTGCTTTCGCGGATCCGCAATATCAGATTCCCGACACGTTGCTGACGCTCAAGGGCAACCCCAAAAACCTTCACAGTTACGCCGATGTCGCCAAGCAAGGCGACACGAAACTCGCAGTAATGGCCGGCACGGCGGAACTCGGTTATGCACGCGAGGCGGGCATCAAGGACGATCAGATTCTTCAGGTGCCCGATACCACCGCGCAATTGCAGGCCGTGCGCGCACGCCGCGCCGATGCAGCCGTTGGCACCTCGCTCACCATGAAGGGTCTTGCGACGAAGGGCGGCCCGCTAGTCGAAGCAACAAGCCAGTTCAACGACGACCCGAAGCATACGGGTTATGGCGCCCTCGCCTTTCGCCCCGAAGATACCGATCTGCGCGATGCGGTCAACAAGGAACTCCATGCCTGGCTCGGCACGGACAATCATCTGAAAACGGTGGGGCCGTTCGGCTTCGACAAGACGAATCTGACCACGAAGAAAGCGCCTGAACTTTGCGGCGGTTGA
- the ehuA gene encoding ectoine/hydroxyectoine ABC transporter ATP-binding protein EhuA — MKRDLDPSLGEAADAQANTPMVRFRNVTKRYGALTVLDGLDLDIARNEKVAIIGPSGSGKSTLLRVLMTLDPLTDGVIEVDGESLTHEMRGGKLVPASQRHVRQVRSKIGMVFQSFNLFPHMTALTNVIEAPTSVLGLSKKEAIERGRELLSMVGLSEKCGHYPSQLSGGQQQRVAIARALAMRPKIMLFDEVTSALDPELCGEVLNVIRRLGSEHNLTMLMVTHQMGFAKDFADRVCFFSEGKIIEQAAPQQFFTAPQHERTKQFLRAVTEAL; from the coding sequence ATGAAACGAGACCTCGACCCGTCGTTAGGCGAAGCCGCCGACGCGCAAGCCAATACGCCGATGGTGCGCTTTCGCAACGTGACGAAGCGATACGGCGCGCTTACCGTACTCGATGGACTCGATCTGGATATCGCGCGTAACGAGAAGGTCGCGATCATCGGGCCGAGCGGCTCGGGGAAATCCACGCTGCTGCGCGTGTTGATGACGCTCGATCCCTTGACCGACGGCGTGATCGAAGTCGATGGCGAGTCTCTCACGCATGAGATGCGCGGCGGCAAGCTCGTACCCGCGTCGCAACGACATGTGCGGCAAGTGCGCAGCAAGATCGGCATGGTGTTTCAGAGCTTCAACCTGTTCCCGCACATGACCGCGCTCACGAACGTCATTGAAGCGCCTACGAGCGTGCTAGGTCTTTCGAAGAAGGAAGCAATCGAACGTGGACGCGAGTTGCTATCCATGGTCGGTTTGTCGGAAAAATGCGGTCACTATCCTTCGCAATTGTCGGGTGGACAGCAGCAACGCGTAGCCATCGCGCGGGCGCTTGCCATGCGCCCTAAAATCATGCTCTTCGACGAAGTGACCTCCGCGCTCGATCCCGAACTCTGCGGTGAGGTCCTCAATGTCATTCGGCGCTTAGGCTCCGAACATAACCTCACCATGTTGATGGTCACACATCAGATGGGCTTTGCAAAAGACTTCGCGGATCGCGTCTGCTTCTTCTCAGAAGGAAAGATCATCGAGCAGGCCGCGCCGCAACAGTTCTTCACCGCGCCGCAACATGAACGCACCAAGCAGTTTTTGCGCGCGGTCACTGAGGCGCTCTAA
- the ehuD gene encoding ectoine/hydroxyectoine ABC transporter permease subunit EhuD gives MTTFGQLFDVKYALHILPELLHAATYTIGITLVGFAIALVLGLMLAILRRSEIVFVSKATAFFIEFIRSTPLLIQVYVLFYVAPLYGLTMSALMAGTIGIAVHYACYVSEVYRAGLNGVARGQWEAACALSLSPWRTYGGVILPQAIRPVIPALGNYLVAMFKDTPVLSAITVVELMQQAKNIGSETFRYLEPITMTGVFFLIISVTFASGVRHLERRVRLP, from the coding sequence ATGACGACATTCGGTCAACTCTTCGATGTGAAATACGCGCTGCATATCCTGCCGGAACTGCTGCACGCCGCGACATACACCATCGGCATCACGCTCGTGGGGTTTGCCATCGCGCTGGTGCTGGGCCTCATGCTCGCAATACTGCGACGCAGCGAGATCGTTTTCGTCTCGAAGGCGACGGCTTTCTTCATCGAGTTTATTCGCAGCACGCCGCTTTTGATTCAGGTGTATGTGCTCTTCTACGTTGCGCCGCTTTATGGACTCACCATGTCGGCGTTGATGGCGGGCACCATCGGCATTGCCGTGCACTATGCGTGTTACGTGTCGGAGGTTTATCGCGCAGGACTCAACGGCGTCGCGCGTGGACAATGGGAAGCGGCCTGTGCGCTGTCGTTGTCGCCCTGGCGCACGTATGGCGGCGTGATTCTGCCGCAGGCCATTCGTCCCGTGATTCCCGCACTCGGCAATTACCTCGTCGCCATGTTCAAGGACACGCCCGTGTTGTCGGCCATTACCGTCGTCGAACTGATGCAGCAGGCGAAGAATATCGGCTCGGAAACCTTCCGCTATCTCGAACCGATCACCATGACGGGCGTCTTCTTTCTGATCATCAGCGTGACCTTCGCTTCGGGCGTGCGTCACCTCGAACGGCGGGTCAGGTTGCCATGA